A stretch of the Nicotiana tabacum cultivar K326 chromosome 6, ASM71507v2, whole genome shotgun sequence genome encodes the following:
- the LOC107795859 gene encoding uncharacterized protein LOC107795859 isoform X1: MYAETGLMFPYFQTFPSEVQQFEDFCSSHEPNASMGSNISEYDLGGEGDLFKAPQPIIEEPLMGLDPMTAAISMISCAEDAISPQGLKVSDLETSFENEQLLSEVFYECKKDLFDKDAIDIPFSEVLDMKIPIVKADENLTADENLVSQVSFQKSISSGSLTSMDWIHGASMRPNFIDFGGMDFGAVYGMRRAYSEGDIKTLGNGNINLIHSPLGQPQIVGCSTSEIRKEKLSRYRSKKNKRNFGRKIKYACRKALADSQPRIRGRFAKTEESYTSKKH, encoded by the exons atgtatGCAGAGACAGGGCTAATGTTCCCTTATTTTCAGACTTTCCCTTCTGAAGTTCAACAATTTGAAGACTTCTGTTCCTCTCACGAACCTAATGCGTCAATG GGATCCAACATATCGGAATATGACCTCGGGGGAGAAGGGGATCTCTTTAAAGCTCCACAACCAATTATTGAAGAACCATTGATGGGCCTTGATCCTATGACTGCTGCTATTTCAATGATTTCTTGTGCAGAAGATGCCATCTCGCCGCAAGGACTCAAAGTTTCGGATCTAGAAACTTCGTTTGAGAATGAACAACTCCTGAGTGAAGTTTTCTATGAATGCAAAAAAGACCTATTTGACAAAGATGCAATTGATATACCGTTCTCTGAAGTCTTGGACATGAAAATTCCTATTGTGAAGGCCGACGAAAACCTGACTGCAGATGAGAACTTGGTTTCTCAAGTATCTTTCCAGAAAAGTATTAGTTCAGGGTCTTTAACCTCCATGGATTGGATACACGGGGCTTCAATGAGGCCCAATTTTATAGATTTTGGTGGAATGGACTTTGGAGCTGTTTATGGTATGCGAAGAGCATACAGTGAAGGAGACATAAAG ACTCTGGGTAATGGCAACATAAATCTGATCCATTCTCCACTGGGTCAACCACAGATTGTCGGATGCTCCACTTCTGAAATTCGCAAGGAAAAGCTCTCCAGATACCGGAGCAAGAAGAATAAAAGGAATTTTGGCAGAAAAATCAAG TATGCTTGCAGGAAGGCATTGGCTGATAGTCAACCAAGGATCCGTGGAAGGTTTGCCAAGACCGAAGAAAGCTACACATCGAAGAAGCATTAA
- the LOC107795859 gene encoding zinc finger protein CONSTANS-LIKE 1 isoform X3: MGLDPMTAAISMISCAEDAISPQGLKVSDLETSFENEQLLSEVFYECKKDLFDKDAIDIPFSEVLDMKIPIVKADENLTADENLVSQVSFQKSISSGSLTSMDWIHGASMRPNFIDFGGMDFGAVYGMRRAYSEGDIKTLGNGNINLIHSPLGQPQIVGCSTSEIRKEKLSRYRSKKNKRNFGRKIKYACRKALADSQPRIRGRFAKTEESYTSKKH; this comes from the exons ATGGGCCTTGATCCTATGACTGCTGCTATTTCAATGATTTCTTGTGCAGAAGATGCCATCTCGCCGCAAGGACTCAAAGTTTCGGATCTAGAAACTTCGTTTGAGAATGAACAACTCCTGAGTGAAGTTTTCTATGAATGCAAAAAAGACCTATTTGACAAAGATGCAATTGATATACCGTTCTCTGAAGTCTTGGACATGAAAATTCCTATTGTGAAGGCCGACGAAAACCTGACTGCAGATGAGAACTTGGTTTCTCAAGTATCTTTCCAGAAAAGTATTAGTTCAGGGTCTTTAACCTCCATGGATTGGATACACGGGGCTTCAATGAGGCCCAATTTTATAGATTTTGGTGGAATGGACTTTGGAGCTGTTTATGGTATGCGAAGAGCATACAGTGAAGGAGACATAAAG ACTCTGGGTAATGGCAACATAAATCTGATCCATTCTCCACTGGGTCAACCACAGATTGTCGGATGCTCCACTTCTGAAATTCGCAAGGAAAAGCTCTCCAGATACCGGAGCAAGAAGAATAAAAGGAATTTTGGCAGAAAAATCAAG TATGCTTGCAGGAAGGCATTGGCTGATAGTCAACCAAGGATCCGTGGAAGGTTTGCCAAGACCGAAGAAAGCTACACATCGAAGAAGCATTAA
- the LOC107795859 gene encoding uncharacterized protein LOC107795859 isoform X2 produces MGSNISEYDLGGEGDLFKAPQPIIEEPLMGLDPMTAAISMISCAEDAISPQGLKVSDLETSFENEQLLSEVFYECKKDLFDKDAIDIPFSEVLDMKIPIVKADENLTADENLVSQVSFQKSISSGSLTSMDWIHGASMRPNFIDFGGMDFGAVYGMRRAYSEGDIKTLGNGNINLIHSPLGQPQIVGCSTSEIRKEKLSRYRSKKNKRNFGRKIKYACRKALADSQPRIRGRFAKTEESYTSKKH; encoded by the exons ATG GGATCCAACATATCGGAATATGACCTCGGGGGAGAAGGGGATCTCTTTAAAGCTCCACAACCAATTATTGAAGAACCATTGATGGGCCTTGATCCTATGACTGCTGCTATTTCAATGATTTCTTGTGCAGAAGATGCCATCTCGCCGCAAGGACTCAAAGTTTCGGATCTAGAAACTTCGTTTGAGAATGAACAACTCCTGAGTGAAGTTTTCTATGAATGCAAAAAAGACCTATTTGACAAAGATGCAATTGATATACCGTTCTCTGAAGTCTTGGACATGAAAATTCCTATTGTGAAGGCCGACGAAAACCTGACTGCAGATGAGAACTTGGTTTCTCAAGTATCTTTCCAGAAAAGTATTAGTTCAGGGTCTTTAACCTCCATGGATTGGATACACGGGGCTTCAATGAGGCCCAATTTTATAGATTTTGGTGGAATGGACTTTGGAGCTGTTTATGGTATGCGAAGAGCATACAGTGAAGGAGACATAAAG ACTCTGGGTAATGGCAACATAAATCTGATCCATTCTCCACTGGGTCAACCACAGATTGTCGGATGCTCCACTTCTGAAATTCGCAAGGAAAAGCTCTCCAGATACCGGAGCAAGAAGAATAAAAGGAATTTTGGCAGAAAAATCAAG TATGCTTGCAGGAAGGCATTGGCTGATAGTCAACCAAGGATCCGTGGAAGGTTTGCCAAGACCGAAGAAAGCTACACATCGAAGAAGCATTAA